Proteins co-encoded in one Ruegeria sp. HKCCD4315 genomic window:
- a CDS encoding SUF system Fe-S cluster assembly protein: protein MTHPSEQFEGTPLIAPSTIEHPLYDAVVEACRTVYDPEIPVNIYDLGLIYTIDITADNAVKVIMTLTAPGCPVAGDMPGWIVEAIEPVAGVKEVDVELTWEPPWGMEMMSDEARLELGFM from the coding sequence ATGACTCACCCGAGCGAACAGTTTGAAGGCACCCCGCTGATTGCGCCGTCAACAATTGAACACCCACTGTACGACGCCGTGGTCGAAGCGTGCCGCACAGTCTACGACCCGGAAATCCCGGTCAACATCTATGACCTCGGCTTGATCTACACGATTGATATTACTGCGGATAACGCAGTTAAGGTGATCATGACCCTGACCGCGCCCGGCTGTCCCGTCGCCGGTGACATGCCCGGCTGGATCGTGGAAGCAATCGAACCGGTCGCGGGCGTCAAAGAAGTTGACGTTGAACTGACCTGGGAACCGCCCTGGGGCATGGAGATGATGTCAGACGAAGCGCGACTGGAACTGGGCTTTATGTAA
- the uvrA gene encoding excinuclease ABC subunit UvrA, whose amino-acid sequence MAELKNIEVRGAREHNLKSIDVDIPRDQLVVITGLSGSGKSSLAFDTIYAEGQRRYVESLSAYARQFLDMMEKPDVDHISGLSPAISIEQKTTSKNPRSTVGTVTEIYDYLRLLFARAGTPYSPVTGQPIEAQQVQDMVDRIMTMEEGTRGYLLAPIVRDRKGEYKKEFQELRKQGFQRVKVDGEFYELDEPPTLDKKFRHDIDVVVDRLVVREGMETRLADSLRTALDLADGIAILETAPHEGDPERITFSENFACPVSGFTIPEIEPRLFSFNAPFGACPDCDGLGVELFFDERLVVPDQSLKLYDGALAPWRKGKSPYFLQTIEAIARHYEFDKNTPWKDLPQKVQQVFLRGSGDEEIQFRYDEGGRVYQVTRSFEGVIPNMERRYRETDSAWIREEFERYQNNRPCGTCEGYRLRPEALAVKIAGLHVGQVVQMSIREALAWIEDAPNHLSAQKNEIARAILKEIRERLGFLNNVGLEYLTLSRSSGTLSGGESQRIRLASQIGSGLTGVLYVLDEPSIGLHQRDNDRLLGTLKNLRDQGNTVIVVEHDEEAIREADYVFDIGPGAGVHGGQVVSHGTPADITGDAASITGQYLAGTREIAVPAERRAGKKQKVTVVKATGNNLKNVTAEFPLGKFVCVTGVSGGGKSTLTIETLFKTASMRLNGARQTPAPCETIKGLEHLDKVIDIDQRPIGRTPRSNPATYTGAFTPIRDWFAGLPEAKARGYKPGRFSFNVKGGRCEACQGDGVIKIEMHFLPDVYVTCETCKGARYNRETLEIKFKGKSIADVLDMTVEDAQEFFKAVPSIRDKMDALARVGLGYIKVGQQATTLSGGEAQRVKLSKELSKRSTGRTLYILDEPTTGLHFEDVRKLLEVLHELVDQGNTVVVIEHNLDVVKTADHIIDIGPEGGDGGGEIVAVGTPEDVAMVERSHTGRYLKSMLDNARVAAE is encoded by the coding sequence ATGGCTGAGCTGAAGAATATCGAGGTGCGCGGCGCGCGCGAGCATAACCTCAAAAGCATCGACGTTGATATCCCGCGGGATCAGCTGGTGGTGATCACCGGTTTGTCTGGTTCGGGCAAGTCCTCTCTGGCGTTTGATACCATCTATGCCGAAGGGCAGCGGCGCTATGTCGAAAGCCTGTCAGCTTATGCGCGTCAATTCCTCGATATGATGGAAAAGCCCGATGTGGATCACATCAGCGGCCTGAGCCCGGCGATTTCCATCGAACAGAAAACAACGTCCAAGAACCCGCGTTCAACTGTTGGGACGGTTACGGAAATCTACGACTATTTGCGCCTGCTGTTTGCACGCGCCGGAACACCCTATAGCCCTGTAACCGGACAGCCGATCGAGGCGCAGCAGGTACAGGACATGGTAGATCGGATCATGACCATGGAGGAGGGCACGCGAGGTTACCTGCTGGCCCCCATCGTGCGCGACCGCAAAGGTGAGTACAAAAAAGAGTTCCAGGAACTGCGCAAACAAGGGTTCCAGCGCGTTAAGGTCGATGGTGAGTTCTATGAACTGGATGAACCGCCGACACTGGACAAGAAATTCCGCCACGACATCGACGTGGTGGTGGACCGACTGGTTGTGCGAGAGGGTATGGAGACCCGTTTGGCCGACAGCCTGCGCACAGCCTTGGATCTGGCAGACGGTATTGCGATTCTGGAAACGGCCCCGCATGAGGGAGATCCGGAGCGGATCACCTTTAGCGAGAACTTTGCCTGCCCGGTCAGCGGGTTTACCATCCCGGAGATCGAACCGCGTCTGTTTTCCTTCAACGCGCCATTTGGGGCTTGCCCCGATTGCGATGGGTTGGGGGTCGAGTTGTTCTTTGACGAGCGACTTGTGGTGCCTGATCAGTCGCTGAAACTCTATGACGGGGCCTTGGCGCCGTGGCGCAAGGGTAAGTCTCCGTATTTCCTTCAGACCATCGAAGCCATCGCACGTCATTATGAGTTCGACAAGAACACGCCGTGGAAAGACCTGCCCCAGAAGGTGCAGCAGGTTTTCCTGCGCGGCTCTGGCGATGAAGAGATCCAATTCCGCTATGACGAAGGCGGACGCGTTTATCAGGTGACGCGCAGTTTCGAAGGCGTGATCCCGAATATGGAGCGCCGCTATCGTGAAACGGACAGCGCTTGGATTCGCGAGGAATTTGAACGGTACCAGAACAACCGCCCATGCGGCACGTGTGAGGGTTATCGCCTGCGGCCCGAGGCTCTGGCGGTCAAGATCGCGGGTCTGCATGTCGGGCAGGTGGTGCAGATGTCAATCCGGGAAGCTCTGGCCTGGATTGAGGACGCGCCGAACCATCTGAGCGCCCAGAAAAATGAAATCGCACGCGCTATTCTAAAAGAGATTCGCGAACGCCTTGGGTTTTTGAATAACGTTGGTTTGGAATACCTTACGCTGTCACGTTCAAGTGGAACGCTGTCTGGTGGTGAAAGCCAGCGTATTCGTTTGGCCAGCCAAATCGGCTCGGGTCTGACTGGGGTTCTTTATGTGTTGGACGAGCCGTCAATTGGTCTTCACCAGCGCGACAATGACCGGTTGTTGGGGACACTCAAGAACCTTCGGGATCAGGGCAACACAGTGATTGTTGTCGAACATGATGAGGAGGCCATCCGCGAGGCCGACTATGTGTTCGACATTGGCCCCGGAGCGGGTGTTCACGGGGGGCAGGTCGTCAGTCATGGTACACCTGCGGACATCACGGGTGATGCGGCCTCGATCACCGGGCAATATCTGGCGGGGACGCGTGAAATCGCGGTTCCGGCCGAACGGCGCGCGGGCAAAAAGCAGAAAGTGACTGTGGTGAAAGCCACTGGTAACAACCTCAAGAATGTCACGGCCGAGTTTCCTTTGGGCAAGTTTGTGTGTGTCACTGGGGTGTCTGGTGGCGGCAAGTCTACGCTGACCATTGAGACACTGTTCAAAACCGCATCGATGCGCCTGAATGGTGCGCGACAAACTCCAGCGCCGTGTGAGACGATCAAGGGGCTTGAGCATCTGGACAAGGTCATCGACATTGATCAGCGGCCGATTGGACGGACTCCGCGTTCGAATCCAGCCACTTACACCGGGGCTTTCACCCCGATCCGCGACTGGTTTGCTGGACTGCCCGAGGCGAAAGCGCGGGGATACAAGCCGGGCCGGTTCAGTTTCAACGTTAAGGGCGGTCGGTGCGAGGCATGTCAGGGTGACGGTGTCATCAAGATCGAAATGCACTTTCTACCCGATGTCTACGTGACTTGTGAGACTTGCAAAGGCGCGCGCTACAACCGCGAGACGCTTGAAATCAAGTTCAAGGGCAAATCCATCGCGGACGTGCTTGATATGACCGTGGAAGACGCGCAGGAGTTCTTCAAGGCCGTGCCGTCGATCCGCGATAAGATGGATGCTTTGGCCCGCGTTGGGCTCGGCTATATCAAGGTTGGGCAACAAGCCACCACGCTGTCTGGTGGCGAAGCGCAACGCGTGAAGCTGTCCAAAGAATTGTCGAAACGGTCAACCGGACGGACGCTTTATATCCTGGATGAACCGACCACGGGTCTGCATTTCGAAGATGTGCGCAAATTGTTGGAAGTGCTGCATGAACTGGTCGATCAGGGGAACACGGTTGTTGTGATCGAGCACAATCTGGACGTGGTGAAAACTGCGGATCATATCATCGACATTGGTCCCGAAGGTGGCGATGGCGGTGGTGAGATTGTTGCCGTAGGCACACCCGAAGATGTCGCAATGGTCGAGCGCAGTCATACCGGTCGCTATCTGAAATCGATGTTGGACAACGCGCGCGTCGCGGCAGAATAG
- a CDS encoding APC family permease, translating to MAELKRDIGLIGLTFISVGGIIGSGWLFGPLLAVQHAGPAAILSWLIGAAAMFILAITFAEISAMLPIPGGIARVPQFSHGNIVSMAMGWTAWIGYNTTAPIEVEAMLKYLAPYAPWLHAADTGDLTGAGVFVALVFMLLFVAVNALGVKFFTHVNAALTWAKIAIPVVLSALLIASRFNAENFTQPDGFAPYGSQGIMAAVSTGGVIFSFIGFRHVVDMAGEVRNPKFAIPAALVLSIIMCAAIYLGLQVAFIGALDPSLLTNGWAQLNFGGEGPLDAVIMSVGLVWFISLLNVGSVVGPFGNGLVATGSNARIALALSQNGFLPKRLQNLSSFGVPVWALALNFLIGTLFLLTVPFTTVIALNGAAIVLSFAVGPIAVVCLRDLLPDQPRSIRIPAVRLVALTAFAIATLIVYWSGWDTVWRLGIALIVGKILLLIRFRGRLDEMDLTEAVWLMPYFAGLGLISFLGQFGTGALKQIPFGWDILLCVVFSAIIFALAIRSALSDEKFMKYIAEEEILDPKQPVIGL from the coding sequence ATGGCAGAGCTTAAGCGGGACATTGGCCTGATCGGACTGACCTTCATTTCGGTTGGAGGAATCATCGGTTCGGGCTGGTTGTTCGGCCCCCTTCTGGCGGTTCAGCACGCCGGGCCTGCGGCCATCCTCTCTTGGCTGATCGGTGCGGCTGCGATGTTCATCTTGGCAATTACATTCGCGGAAATTTCGGCCATGCTGCCCATCCCCGGCGGAATTGCCCGGGTCCCGCAGTTTTCGCACGGCAATATCGTTTCGATGGCCATGGGGTGGACGGCATGGATTGGCTATAACACCACTGCCCCCATTGAGGTGGAGGCGATGCTGAAATACCTCGCGCCTTACGCCCCCTGGCTGCACGCTGCCGATACGGGCGATCTAACAGGAGCCGGAGTTTTTGTAGCCCTTGTCTTCATGCTGCTTTTCGTTGCGGTCAACGCGCTTGGGGTCAAGTTCTTCACACATGTAAATGCGGCGCTGACCTGGGCAAAGATAGCTATTCCAGTGGTCCTGTCCGCATTGCTGATTGCCAGCCGTTTCAATGCCGAAAATTTCACACAACCGGACGGCTTTGCACCATATGGGTCGCAGGGAATCATGGCTGCCGTTTCGACCGGAGGCGTCATTTTCTCGTTCATAGGTTTCCGACATGTCGTTGATATGGCGGGTGAAGTGCGCAATCCAAAGTTCGCCATCCCCGCAGCATTGGTCCTGTCGATTATCATGTGCGCCGCAATCTATCTTGGCCTCCAGGTAGCTTTCATCGGCGCGCTGGATCCATCACTGCTAACCAATGGTTGGGCACAGTTGAATTTTGGCGGCGAAGGCCCGTTAGACGCTGTAATCATGTCGGTTGGATTGGTCTGGTTCATCAGCCTGTTGAACGTCGGATCAGTCGTTGGCCCCTTTGGCAACGGATTGGTCGCGACCGGGTCGAATGCCCGTATTGCCCTTGCCCTGTCCCAAAACGGTTTTCTGCCAAAACGTTTGCAAAACCTGTCTTCGTTTGGGGTTCCGGTATGGGCCTTGGCGTTGAATTTTTTGATCGGGACCCTGTTCCTTTTGACCGTTCCCTTTACCACCGTCATTGCCCTGAACGGCGCCGCTATTGTTTTGTCATTCGCAGTTGGCCCAATCGCCGTGGTTTGCCTAAGGGATCTTCTTCCCGACCAACCCCGTTCGATCCGCATTCCAGCGGTACGTCTGGTCGCGTTGACCGCCTTCGCAATTGCAACACTAATAGTGTATTGGAGCGGTTGGGACACCGTCTGGCGCCTTGGGATCGCGCTGATCGTCGGAAAAATTCTGCTGCTTATCCGGTTCCGAGGGCGCCTTGATGAAATGGACCTGACCGAAGCCGTTTGGTTGATGCCTTATTTTGCCGGACTCGGGTTAATCTCATTCCTGGGTCAATTCGGAACCGGGGCTTTGAAACAGATCCCGTTTGGGTGGGATATTCTGCTTTGCGTCGTGTTTTCCGCCATCATCTTCGCGCTGGCCATACGTTCAGCGCTGTCGGATGAAAAATTCATGAAATACATAGCGGAAGAAGAAATACTTGATCCAAAACAGCCTGTAATCGGACTATAA
- a CDS encoding nucleoside hydrolase — protein MKLIIDTDPGIDDAMAIAYAAAAPEIDLIGLTTVFGNTYVHQSSRNARFLLHKLGLDLHVAEGAAVPIGADTHAPSEHVHGREGFGDLTEIPEIGENHALPAAAFLVEMARAHKGELVVCAVGPLTNIANAMRLDPEFAGNLRELVIMGGAVYCPGNITRHAEANIYHDALAAEEVFSAPPNTVLVGLDVTLKTLYETADFEALAQKSPDMGAFLRDISRFYLKFYKEIGGLEGCGLHDSTAVIACSHQPMFDMVETGLRVVTEGDQMGATQPDPERPAIRVCRDVDGAGVVRLFTDRVSSLP, from the coding sequence ATGAAACTGATTATCGACACTGATCCCGGCATCGACGATGCCATGGCCATTGCTTATGCCGCCGCCGCACCGGAAATTGACCTGATCGGTCTTACCACGGTGTTTGGAAACACGTATGTTCACCAATCCAGCCGCAACGCGCGGTTTTTACTTCACAAGCTGGGGTTGGACTTGCATGTGGCCGAAGGAGCTGCGGTGCCGATTGGGGCGGACACACACGCCCCGTCAGAGCACGTTCACGGCCGCGAAGGTTTTGGTGATTTGACCGAAATCCCGGAGATTGGAGAGAACCACGCATTGCCAGCAGCCGCGTTTCTGGTTGAGATGGCCCGAGCCCACAAGGGCGAACTGGTGGTCTGCGCCGTGGGTCCCTTGACCAATATTGCAAACGCGATGCGCCTGGACCCGGAATTTGCAGGCAACCTGCGCGAACTGGTGATCATGGGGGGCGCGGTCTATTGCCCGGGCAACATCACCCGGCACGCCGAAGCCAATATCTATCACGACGCTCTTGCCGCTGAAGAGGTCTTTTCCGCACCGCCCAACACTGTTCTGGTCGGATTGGACGTGACCCTGAAGACGCTGTACGAAACGGCGGACTTCGAAGCATTGGCGCAAAAGTCACCCGATATGGGGGCGTTTCTGCGCGATATCTCTCGGTTCTATCTGAAGTTCTACAAAGAGATCGGGGGGCTGGAAGGCTGCGGCCTGCACGACTCAACAGCTGTGATCGCGTGTTCCCATCAACCTATGTTCGACATGGTTGAAACCGGGCTGCGGGTTGTCACTGAAGGCGATCAAATGGGGGCGACACAGCCAGATCCTGAACGACCTGCGATCCGGGTGTGTCGCGATGTGGACGGGGCAGGTGTTGTTCGTCTTTTCACCGACCGCGTGTCCTCGCTGCCCTGA
- a CDS encoding SPFH domain-containing protein, producing MIEDQIIGLISSNIVLLLAAVLVIVVILKGIKIVPQSEKYVVERFGRLHSVLGPGINFIVPFLDVARHKISILERQLPNATQDAITKDNVLVQIDTSVFYRILEPEKTVYRIRDVDGAIATTVAGIVRAEIGKMDLDEVQSNRAQLITRIQESVETAVDDWGIEVTRAEILDVNLDQATRDAMLQQLNAERARRAQVTEAEGQKRAVELHADAELYAAEQTAKARRIQAEAEAYATGVVAKAIQDNGIEAAQYQVALKQVEALNALGNGSGKQTIVVPANALEAFGDAFKMLKGGK from the coding sequence ATGATCGAAGATCAAATCATCGGATTGATTTCGTCAAACATTGTTTTGCTACTGGCCGCTGTGCTGGTGATTGTTGTTATTCTCAAAGGCATCAAGATTGTGCCGCAGTCTGAGAAATACGTGGTTGAGCGGTTCGGCCGCCTGCATTCGGTGCTTGGCCCCGGCATCAACTTCATCGTTCCGTTTCTGGATGTTGCACGCCACAAAATCTCGATCCTCGAGCGCCAGTTGCCCAATGCGACACAAGACGCAATCACCAAGGACAACGTTTTGGTGCAGATTGATACCTCGGTCTTCTACCGTATTCTCGAGCCGGAAAAGACGGTTTACCGCATCCGGGACGTAGACGGCGCGATTGCAACCACTGTAGCCGGGATCGTGCGCGCCGAAATCGGCAAGATGGATCTGGACGAGGTACAATCGAACCGCGCGCAGTTGATCACACGCATTCAGGAAAGCGTCGAAACCGCCGTTGACGATTGGGGTATCGAAGTCACCCGCGCTGAAATTTTGGATGTGAATCTGGATCAGGCCACGCGTGATGCCATGCTGCAGCAGTTGAACGCGGAACGTGCCCGCCGCGCGCAAGTGACCGAGGCCGAGGGTCAGAAACGCGCCGTGGAGCTGCACGCTGATGCCGAACTTTATGCCGCTGAACAAACCGCCAAGGCCCGCCGCATTCAGGCCGAAGCCGAAGCCTATGCTACGGGCGTGGTCGCCAAGGCCATTCAGGACAACGGGATCGAGGCCGCGCAATATCAGGTTGCTTTGAAACAGGTTGAAGCCCTTAATGCTTTGGGCAACGGTTCTGGCAAGCAAACCATAGTTGTGCCCGCAAACGCGCTTGAAGCATTTGGAGATGCGTTCAAAATGCTGAAGGGAGGAAAATGA
- the tgt gene encoding tRNA guanosine(34) transglycosylase Tgt codes for MTQKFSFELKATDGKARTGVISTPRGEVRTPAFMPVGTAATVKAMMPESVRATGADILLGNTYHLMLRPTAERIDRLGGLHKFMNWDRPILTDSGGFQVMSLAGLRKLTEKGVTFKSHIDGSKHELTPERSMEIQRLLGSDIVMCFDECPALPADRDRIAESMRLSMRWAERSRDAFGDRPGHALFGIMQGGLEQDLREESAQALKSIGFEGYAVGGLAVGEGQEAMFGCLDYAPDFLPEDKPRYLMGVGKPDDIVGAVARGIDMMDCVLPSRSGRTGQVFTRRGVVNIKNARHADDPRPLDENCTCPACSNYSRAYLHHVFRANEMISGMLLTWHNLHYFQEIMQGMRDAIAAGTFDVWQAKFHAQRAQGDIEPL; via the coding sequence ATGACGCAGAAATTCTCATTTGAGCTTAAGGCGACAGACGGCAAGGCACGCACGGGTGTGATCAGCACGCCGCGCGGAGAGGTGCGGACGCCGGCCTTTATGCCTGTGGGCACAGCCGCGACGGTCAAAGCAATGATGCCCGAAAGTGTGCGTGCCACCGGGGCGGATATTCTGCTGGGCAACACCTATCACCTGATGCTGCGTCCAACAGCGGAACGGATTGATCGTTTGGGCGGGTTGCACAAGTTCATGAACTGGGACCGCCCCATTCTGACCGACTCGGGCGGGTTTCAGGTCATGTCCTTGGCAGGGCTGCGCAAGCTGACCGAAAAGGGCGTGACCTTTAAATCTCATATCGACGGATCAAAACACGAACTGACACCCGAGCGGTCAATGGAGATTCAGCGCTTGTTGGGCTCGGACATTGTGATGTGTTTTGACGAATGCCCCGCGCTGCCCGCCGACCGGGATCGCATCGCCGAGTCCATGCGGTTGTCGATGCGTTGGGCCGAACGGTCGCGTGACGCGTTTGGGGATCGTCCGGGTCACGCCCTTTTTGGCATCATGCAAGGTGGTCTGGAGCAGGACTTGCGTGAAGAAAGCGCCCAAGCACTTAAATCCATTGGGTTCGAAGGCTATGCAGTAGGCGGGCTGGCCGTGGGTGAGGGGCAGGAGGCCATGTTTGGCTGTCTCGACTACGCCCCCGACTTTCTGCCTGAAGACAAGCCGCGTTATTTGATGGGTGTCGGCAAGCCCGACGATATCGTTGGCGCCGTCGCGCGTGGGATCGACATGATGGACTGTGTGTTGCCATCGCGTTCCGGCCGCACGGGGCAAGTGTTCACACGTCGCGGCGTGGTCAACATCAAGAACGCGCGCCATGCGGATGACCCACGCCCGCTGGACGAGAATTGCACATGTCCCGCCTGTTCGAACTATTCGCGCGCCTATTTGCACCATGTATTTCGGGCAAACGAGATGATCTCGGGCATGTTGCTGACCTGGCACAACCTGCATTACTTCCAAGAGATCATGCAGGGCATGCGCGATGCGATTGCTGCGGGAACCTTTGACGTCTGGCAGGCCAAGTTTCACGCGCAGCGTGCGCAAGGCGATATTGAACCCTTGTAA
- the lon gene encoding endopeptidase La, translating into MQEPLNSSYPVLPLRDIVVFPHMIVPLFVGRDKSVRALEEVMQDDKQILLSSQIDPGVDDPDVDGIYRSGVLANVLQLLKLPDGTVKVLVEGQARVQITEFLENEQFFEARAEYLTEIPGDVTTTEALLRTVADEFERYAKVRKNIPEEALAAVGETTEPAKLADLVSGHLGIEVEQKQELLETLSVSERLEKVYGLMQGEMSVLQVEKKIKTRVKSQMEKTQREYYLNEQMKAIQKELGDGEDGSNEVAELEEKIAETKLSKEAREKAEGELKKLRNMSPMSAEATVVRNYLDWILSLPWGTKSRVKKDLGRAQDILDADHYGLEKVKERIVEYLAVQQRSKKLKGPILCLVGPPGVGKTSLGKSVAKATGREFIRISLGGVRDESEIRGHRRTYIGSMPGKIIQALKKAKTTNPLILLDEIDKMGQDFRGDPASAMLEVLDPEQNSTFMDHYLEVEYDLSNVMFLTTSNSYNMPGPLLDRMEIIPLAGYTEEEKSEIAKQHLISKQVKNHGLKAKEFELTDEALQSIIRTYTREAGVRNLEREIAKVARKSLTKIIKKEAETVEVTPENLDEFLGVPKFRYGLAEQDDQIGVVTGLAWTSVGGDLLHIEALKLPGKGRMKTTGKLGDVMKESIDAASSYVRSISPKIGVKPPQFDKIDIHVHVPDGATPKDGPSAGLAMVTSIVSVLTGIPVRKDIAMTGEVSLRGNAMPIGGLKEKLLAALRGGIKTVLIPEENEKDLADIPDNVKEGLEIIPVKHVSEVLEQALVRTPEPIEWDEAAEEAAAAAAASTKSADASATAH; encoded by the coding sequence ATGCAAGAGCCTCTGAATTCCTCATACCCCGTCCTGCCGCTGCGCGACATTGTGGTGTTCCCGCATATGATTGTGCCTCTTTTTGTAGGCCGCGATAAATCGGTCCGCGCGCTGGAAGAGGTAATGCAGGATGACAAGCAAATTCTTTTGTCCAGCCAGATCGATCCCGGCGTCGATGATCCCGATGTAGACGGTATCTATCGCTCGGGCGTTCTGGCCAACGTTCTGCAACTGCTGAAATTGCCCGATGGCACCGTGAAGGTGCTGGTCGAAGGGCAGGCACGTGTGCAGATTACCGAGTTTCTTGAAAACGAACAGTTTTTCGAAGCCCGTGCCGAATATTTGACCGAAATTCCCGGTGATGTAACAACAACCGAAGCCCTGCTGCGCACTGTCGCGGATGAGTTCGAGCGCTATGCCAAAGTGCGCAAGAACATCCCCGAAGAGGCGCTGGCGGCTGTGGGTGAAACCACCGAGCCTGCCAAGTTGGCTGACCTTGTGTCAGGTCATCTGGGCATTGAAGTGGAGCAAAAGCAGGAACTTCTGGAAACCCTCAGCGTCAGTGAGCGGCTTGAGAAGGTCTATGGCCTGATGCAGGGCGAGATGTCGGTTCTGCAGGTCGAGAAAAAGATCAAAACCCGCGTCAAATCCCAGATGGAGAAGACGCAGCGCGAGTACTATCTGAATGAGCAGATGAAGGCCATTCAGAAGGAGCTTGGCGATGGCGAGGACGGCTCGAACGAAGTTGCCGAGCTGGAAGAGAAAATCGCCGAGACCAAGCTGTCGAAAGAGGCGCGCGAAAAGGCCGAAGGCGAGCTGAAGAAGCTGCGCAACATGAGCCCGATGTCGGCTGAGGCCACAGTCGTACGCAACTATCTGGATTGGATCCTGTCCTTGCCCTGGGGCACCAAGTCCCGCGTCAAAAAGGATCTGGGCCGCGCGCAGGACATTCTGGATGCCGATCACTATGGGCTTGAGAAAGTCAAAGAGCGTATTGTTGAGTACCTCGCGGTCCAGCAGCGTTCGAAGAAGCTGAAAGGCCCGATCCTGTGCCTTGTTGGCCCTCCGGGTGTCGGTAAAACCTCGCTTGGTAAATCGGTTGCAAAGGCCACGGGGCGCGAGTTCATTCGCATCTCGCTGGGCGGTGTGCGCGACGAATCCGAGATTCGGGGTCACCGTCGAACCTACATCGGCTCGATGCCCGGCAAGATCATTCAGGCACTGAAAAAGGCGAAAACCACGAACCCGCTGATCTTGTTGGATGAAATCGACAAGATGGGGCAAGATTTCCGTGGCGATCCAGCTTCGGCGATGCTGGAAGTGCTCGATCCTGAGCAGAACAGCACATTCATGGATCACTATTTGGAGGTCGAATATGACCTGTCCAACGTGATGTTCCTGACCACGTCGAACAGCTATAACATGCCTGGGCCTTTGCTGGACCGGATGGAGATCATCCCGCTGGCCGGTTACACCGAAGAGGAAAAGAGCGAGATCGCAAAACAGCACCTGATCAGCAAGCAGGTCAAAAACCATGGCCTGAAGGCCAAGGAATTTGAACTGACAGATGAGGCGCTGCAATCGATCATCCGCACCTACACCCGTGAGGCGGGCGTTCGGAACCTTGAACGTGAAATCGCCAAAGTGGCGCGGAAATCGCTGACCAAGATCATCAAGAAAGAGGCGGAAACCGTTGAAGTTACGCCGGAAAATCTGGATGAGTTTTTGGGTGTGCCCAAGTTCCGGTATGGGCTGGCCGAGCAGGATGATCAGATCGGTGTTGTAACAGGTTTGGCCTGGACCTCGGTTGGGGGCGATCTGCTACATATCGAGGCGCTGAAACTGCCGGGCAAAGGGCGGATGAAAACCACCGGTAAGCTGGGCGATGTGATGAAGGAGTCCATCGATGCGGCTTCGTCTTACGTGCGGTCTATCTCGCCCAAAATCGGGGTGAAGCCGCCACAGTTCGACAAGATCGACATTCACGTCCACGTTCCGGATGGGGCGACGCCCAAGGATGGTCCGTCGGCTGGTCTTGCGATGGTGACGTCGATTGTCTCCGTACTGACTGGCATTCCGGTGCGCAAAGATATCGCGATGACTGGTGAGGTTTCTCTGCGCGGGAACGCAATGCCGATTGGTGGTTTGAAAGAAAAACTGCTAGCTGCCCTGCGCGGGGGTATCAAGACAGTCCTGATCCCGGAAGAGAACGAAAAGGATCTGGCGGATATCCCGGACAACGTGAAGGAAGGGTTGGAGATCATCCCTGTCAAACATGTCTCGGAAGTTCTCGAACAGGCGCTGGTGCGTACACCCGAGCCGATTGAGTGGGACGAAGCGGCAGAGGAAGCTGCAGCTGCGGCTGCTGCTTCAACCAAATCCGCGGATGCATCTGCTACAGCGCACTAG
- a CDS encoding DUF6636 domain-containing protein, with amino-acid sequence MFRLVLGAAIFCATPAMSDVWTFETPSENIQCSVGESASSSDIQCTIIEKSGPPAMPRPANCQSDWGHDFLMFDTGPVEILCQPLNRNKDGYDRAEYGVTGQFGGFTCSSSTKGLECRNKDGHGFFLSRAVQRVF; translated from the coding sequence ATGTTTCGCCTTGTTCTCGGCGCAGCAATTTTCTGCGCGACGCCAGCCATGTCAGATGTTTGGACTTTTGAAACCCCATCCGAAAACATTCAATGCTCGGTCGGGGAAAGTGCGTCGTCCTCGGATATTCAATGCACCATCATAGAAAAATCCGGCCCACCAGCGATGCCGCGCCCCGCGAATTGTCAATCGGACTGGGGGCATGATTTTCTGATGTTCGACACCGGCCCGGTAGAGATATTGTGCCAGCCGCTGAACCGCAACAAAGACGGCTATGATCGTGCGGAATATGGGGTCACCGGTCAGTTCGGAGGATTCACCTGCAGCTCTTCGACAAAAGGTCTGGAATGTCGCAACAAAGACGGTCACGGGTTTTTCTTGTCTCGCGCAGTGCAACGGGTGTTCTGA
- a CDS encoding NfeD family protein, which translates to MADPFWLTWWIWLAAALALGILEIVLPGFIFLGFAIGAAITGLVLVIPGLTMSLHVLALVFAVLSLIAWLVLRKLFALPHGQVKTFKHDIND; encoded by the coding sequence ATGGCTGATCCCTTTTGGCTGACCTGGTGGATCTGGCTGGCCGCAGCGCTGGCGCTGGGGATTCTCGAGATTGTTCTGCCAGGGTTTATCTTTCTTGGCTTCGCCATTGGCGCAGCGATTACGGGTCTTGTTCTCGTGATTCCGGGCCTGACAATGTCACTGCATGTCCTCGCGCTGGTCTTTGCAGTGCTGTCGTTGATCGCATGGCTTGTCTTGCGCAAACTCTTTGCGCTGCCGCATGGTCAGGTCAAAACCTTCAAGCATGATATTAATGACTGA